A genomic segment from Rhizoctonia solani chromosome 11, complete sequence encodes:
- a CDS encoding Retrotransposon-derived protein PEG10, with protein sequence MCGRDRNQAATISSTSINACHLTDLDTFPPDEHYTPADSCSRPGLPRLGSCSKTHLLQSPRTPPLFESIDNSTQPDKLLDLCNNSSPGSDSDSDSDNPCLTTCSPCLDVDYFGKYLMNLSVSGATRPAPLPLGNNPLPSDAKEPHHDNSYIEDNDNAYPYPDDPDNPDNPDNAKGVLVEEPLIRVPPDDAKGPPKPPGNDGGAGMPLFDAHPTLRNIYLRTWAQYAFNHATQDSVQLILESHKLALMANAQYLPQLLVEEIQQMPLTLRSLERRLGMDHSELIRIYPVCPEPTCGRQYTMEQLYQLPNPQCTWNVGEQCLGILYTERLLANGTIKRSPSKSFPYIPLPAALGCLLSRPGMSKLCQHWRNNNNPNDEPTENPTRPQDPVEWFNNMPVNQQFSDISKGWGWRAHATGLTQQFINGNLTLNANGYQANKGDYTAATTGIELPVHNAETGEIQDQCVYANLSVLVVDWIARIKCIGHVGATSKENHCPYCKLRACLLSTEQGYDHEVYDLCKPHKHLQHKHRWLCAEWCRAPL encoded by the exons ATGTGCGGGCGGGACC GTAATCAAGCCGCAACAATCTCTAGCACTAGCATTAATGCATGTCACCTTACTGATCTTGACACATTTCCACCCGACGAGCATTATACTCCCGCCGATTCTTGTTCTAGACCTGGATTGCCCCGTCTTGGCTCTTGTTCCAAGACTCACTTATTACAATCTCCTCGTACCCCACCGCTTTTTGAGTCTATTGATAATTCTACTCAACCGGACAAATTGCTTGACTTATGCAACAATTCCTCCCCTGGCTCAGACTCAGACTCAGACTCAGACAATCCATGCCTTACCACGTGCAGTCCTTGCTTGGATGTTGATTATTTTGGCAAATATCTCATGAATCTATCTGTTTCTGGAGCAACTAGGCCTGCCCCGCTTCCCCTTGGCAACAATCCCCTTCCTTCTGACGCCAAAGAACCCCATCATGACAATTCATACATAGAAGACAACGACAATGCTTATCCTTACCCAGACGATCCAGACAATCCAGACAATCCAGACAACGCCAAGGGAGTGCTCGTGGAGGAACCGCTGATCCGTGTCCCACCGGATGATGCCAAGGGGCCTCCCAAGCCTCCTGGCAATGATGGAGGAGCCGGCATGCCTCTATTTGATGCTCACCCAACGCTACGGAACATTTACTTGCGCACTTGGGCTCAGTACGCGTTCAACCATGCAACACAAGACTCTGTTCAATTGATACTGGAGTCCCACAAATTGGCCCTTATGGCCAATGCACAATACCTCCCTCAGCTGCTTGTTGAAGAGATTCAACAAATGCCTCTTACTCTACGGTCGCTTGAGCGCCGGCTTGGAATGGACCACTCGGAACTAATCAGAATCTATCCTGTGTGCCCCGAGCCCACATGCGGCAGACAATACACCATGGAGCAACTTTACCAGCTCCCCAATCCCCAGTGCACTTGGAACGTTGGAGAACAATGCCTTGGTATTCTATACACGGAGCGCTTACTTGCCAACGGTACTATCAAGCGTAGCCCCTCTAAATCATTTCCTTACATTCCTCTCCCTGCTGCTCTTGGTTGTCTATTGTCCCGCCCCGGTATGTCCAAGCTTTGTCAACATTGGCGTAACAACAACAATCCCAACGATGAGCCAACTGAGAACCCAACAAGGCCTCAGGATCCTGTGGAGTGGTTCAACAACATGCCAGTCAACCAACAATTTTCGGACATCAGCAAGGGCTGGGGTTGGCGGGCGCATGCAACGGGACTCACCCAACAATTTATTAATGGCAA CCTTACACTTAATGCCAATGG atACCAGGCAAACAAAGGCGATTACACTGCCG CTACTACAGGCATTGAGTTGCCGGTGCACAATGCTGAGACGGGGGAAATTCAAGACCAATGCGTTTACGCAAACTTATCCGTCCTTGTGGTCGATTGGATCGCGCGCATCAAGTGTATAGGTCATGTTGGCGCTACTTCCAAAGAAAACCACTGCCCGTATTGCAAGCTACGGGCCTGTTTGCTGTCGACCGAGCAAGGCTATGACCATGAAG TTTATGATCTTTGCAAGCCTCACAAGCATTTACAGCATAAGCACCGCTGGCTCTGTGCGGAATGGtgtcgtgcaccactgtaa
- a CDS encoding Fungal specific transcription factor domain → MAGKKALPTLLPNGVPPPQSGQAPPPPHNGPKPVLRVNRACNACRKQKMRCEGPDNPPCARCRANATECIFEKVPKSDPDSNERLQKLETQFVTMQATLSEILAELRNPSRHLVDPINSALLTSTPTSATLLHELPNNSRSQLTQPPTPEPTRPPGPYPSQIRQQRQLPSLHSVLPRHYHSRSPPASTKAFTHRPSSVLNHLYPPSHLHPSHRRLPAPSSPYRPTLLSGITSAANSDDEGDIPSSALLAPIGVLNGYPSRPAPSPYSTSVGLSPHGTQSTPRMTASEASPAVDDDARLGTQDTGPEELEGHSISQAKSEAVEDERSPEREQDAIEKGIVSEEEAMELHQIYFTGCYRVLAVFNKSIDTLASIRARSPFLLNCILMTASKARDGGGPPSQTQMALVRECSCMAKEYLFGPVKSVEIVQGLLLIAGWSHSTGPIGWLAAGHAIRYAVELGLHKALPRLARRQNVPSTDRTSDTERALIVAARTWCGLYVFEYQISFGTGRPAMMKGDKSLIRARDILLKHPLAIPTDVRLVSTCELMTLQSKIHDRLGPLDEPVNENQVIETLSQSIVELDAWLAEWTIIMRELGLSSRDMEFFHSSARIQLLYAHLFHHCIALRNLHTIADAKALRPEMKAVALRAIEYAQSAIRVCLDNAEYRFGLDMDLDVHAMIVMVDQLAHLLEEVPAGRFARSLFQMIKVSQARLQAKKETTPPSDTRTEALPIVDFSSSAVIQPLGGTEYTNDFGNLMSSNLGLYEHGVPNDIAHGLLSVDGDWPEWIQNSIYGDLPVSGDHAFVGTGQGDYNIYPPYSYLSTNVAESRTTLLRDNPVVQEVYLTSLMETVLPHVSQSLLEKAYKNLTTTRTIRFNRKKKTPRWCFLSQDPSQSNIAEGKTFKFLEEIAGSTTKNLNVVASLDIRLLVTGEATPPSNRRNTSRPDGHLHIAKAGKQVGWSDIIMPMEFKKSRNDDSTVDGFGKICLRTYLEDTKARLWFNNRSDIVASEEFDINTDWKQLVRILLSIQVANSGQLGFDFSMTAAPNNNGESEPSYDITVHNDKAKTACVYRTLRVISDLGTDSLTGRGTRVWEVRKLVNGLPCGPSYALKDVWVYADRTAEHQLLNTIRTTHTEYAQHLLTPIDHGFVPHDSAATSIPDSTHEPLGCKRQFEPTKILLRTRKRLGVAYMGTSTGSKTHLASTSRDSIGLPDPIPPSTTEGHCNPICLSDHTRYHYRIVFQEIGTPVQELRVFSKVFTAIQGGWEGLHAIHLSGKVHRDVSSGNVMLVPAMGTLAERGVVLDLEYAKDIHDTSTPHDVRTGTRAFMATEVEVMTHHRYFEITRSQDVSASIDLDELIEQSTLWSSNLPMRAPPFRHNPLHDMESFWWLSSETGANRSETSPALQQDTTMSVVNTQLEDPARATEIGAEVYMPVGPVAQAGPGQRRYTALGVHVLDGSTVFIKDVWRDERRLFFEAALYEEAHKEQVLSGLMTVEAHGYVLDETRKPIRTPRIAAKDSDESGAESEGARCE, encoded by the exons ATGGCAGGAAAAAAGGCGTTGCCAACTCTCCTTCCCAATGGCGTTCCCCCACCGCAATCTGGCCaagctccacctccaccacacaATGGTCCTAAGCCAGTGCTTCGTGTTAATCGTGCCTGTAATGCCTGCCGAAA ACAGAAAATGAGATGCGAAGGCCCTGATAACCCACCATGTGCGAGATGCCGGGCGAATGCAACCGAATGCATCTTTGAAAAGGTTCCGAAATCTGATCCTGACTCGAATGA GCGTTTACAGAAGCTCGAAACACAGTTTGTGACTATGCAAGCGACGCTCAGTGAGATACTCGCCGAGCTTAGGAATCCGTCTCGACATCTAGTTGACCCAATCAACTCGGCTCTCCTCACCAGCACACCGACATCCGCCACTCTCCTCCACGAGCTCCCAAACAACAGCCGCTCGCAGCTCACTCAACCGCCCACACCCGAACCTACCCGACCTCCCGGGCCTTATCCATCTCAAATTCGACAGCAGCGTCAGTTACCAAGCCTTCACTCCGTACTTCCTCGACATTACCATTCCCGCTCTCCTCCAGCTTCTACCAAGGCCTTTACTCATCGGCCAAGCTCAGTACTCAATCACCTTTATCCACCTTCTCACCTTCATCCTTCACACCGCCGATTACCAGCCCCGTCATCCCCATATCGTCCAACTCTACTTTCCGGGATAACGAGTGCAGCAAATTCAGATGATGAAGGTGATATCCCAAGCTCTGCATTGCTCGCCCCGATCGGAGTGTTGAATG GTTATCCATCGCGTCCTGCACCTTCTCCTTACAGTACATCCGTCGGGCTTTCTCCTCATGGCACCCAGTCGACTCCCAGAATGACTGCCTCAGAAGCCTCGCCTGCAGTTGATGACGACGCAAGATTGGGTACGCAAGACACCGGGCCCGAAGAGTTAGAAGGCCACAGTATATCTCAGGCAAAATCCGAGGCGGTCGAAGACGAGAGGTCACCAGAGCGAGAGCAAGATGCGATTGAAAAGGGAATTGTGAGCGAGGAAGAGGCAATGGAATTACATCAGAT ATATTTTACCGGATGCTATCGAGTTTTG GCTGTATTCAACAAATCAATTGATACCCTTGCTTCAATACGAGCCCGTTCTCCCTTTCTTCTGAACTGTATTCTCATGACGGCGAGCAAAGCAAGAGACGGAGGCGGCCCACCAAGTCAA ACCCAGATGGCTCTTGTTCGTGAATGCTCCTGTATGGCCAAAGAGTACCTCTTCGGTCCTGTCAAATCAGTTGAAATCGTCCAAGGTTTGCTATTAATCGCCGGATGGAGTCATTCGACGGGTCCTATTGGTTGGCTTGCTGCAG GCCATGCTATTCGATATGCGGTCGAGCTTGGGTTGCATAAAGCTTTGCCTAGGCTTGCCCGTCGCCAAAACGTCCCCAGTACCGACCGCACGAGCGATACTGAGCGTGCATTGATTGTTGCAGCTCGTACCTGGTGTGGACTATATGTCTTTG AGTACCA GATATCGTTTGGAACTGGTCG GCCCGCGATGATGAAAGGCGACAAG AGCTTGATAAGAG CGAGAGACATTCTTCTCAAACATCCGCTGGCCATACCAACTGATGTTCGACTAGTGTCAACATGCGAATTGATGACATTGCAAA GTAAAATACACGATCGACTTGGTCCGTTGGATGAACCGGTTAACGAAAATCAAGTAATCGAAACTCTGTCACAGAGCATTGTTGAACTTGACGCCTGGCTGGCTGAATGGACTATAATTATGA GAGAGCTCGGACTCTCATCTCGTGATATGGAATTTTTTCACTCCTCGGCCAGAATACAGTTGTTATACGCCCATCTTTTTCATCACTGCATCGCGCTAAGAAATCTACATACCATAGCCGATGCCAAGGCTTTGCGACCTGAG ATGAAAGCCGTAGCGCTGAGAGCAATTGAATATGCTCAGTCAGCGATACGAGTTTGTCTTGATAATGCAGAGTATCGTTTTGGTTTAGATATG GACTTGGATGTACATGCGATGATCGTGATGGTTGATCAGCTGGCACACCTACTGGAAGAGG TGCCCGCCGGTAGGTTTGCTCGCTCGCTTTTTCAAATGATCAAAGTCTCCCAAGCACGGCTGCAAGCTAAAAAAGAAACGACCCCTCCTTCGGATACCCGGACTGAGGCTTTGCCTATTGTTGATTTTTCTTCAAGTGCGGTCATCCAGCCTTTGGGAGGAACCGAATACACCAACGATTTCGGGAACTTGATGAGTTCGAATCTGGGACTCTATGAACACGGAGTTCCTAACGATATTGCCCATGGACTGTTGAGCGTTGATGGGGATTGGCCAGAATGGATCCAAAATTCG ATTTACGGAGATTTACCCGTTTCCGGAGATCATGCATTCGTTGGGACTGGCCAGGGAGATTATAATATCTATCCGCCTTACTC TTATCTGTCTACCAATGTGGCTGAATCCCGAACAACACTCTTGCGCGACAACCCTGTGGTTCAGGAGGTTTATCTGACTTCCCTGATGGAAACTGTTCTTCCGCATGTCTCGCAGAGCTTACTAGAAAAAGCGTACAAGAATCTAACTACTACTCGTACTATTCGATTTAATAGAAAGAAGAAAACCCCAAGATGGTGTTTTTTGTCACAGGACCCAAGCCAGTCCAATATAGCGGAGGGCAAGACATTCAAATTTCTGGAGGAGATTGCCGGGTCTACAACCAAAAATTTGAATGTTGTTGCCTCACTGGATATACGTCTCCTGGTAACTGGTGAAGCCACCCCACCTAGCAATCGCCGTAACACATCTCGCCCAGATGGACACCTTCATATAGCCAAGGCGGGCAAGCAGGTGGGATGGTCTGATATCATTATGCCCATGGAATTCAAGAAATCACGTAACGATGATTCAACAGTTGAT GGTTTTGGCAAG ATATGTCTACGGACTTACCTGGAAGATACAAAAGCAAGGCTGTGGTTCAACAATCGGTCAGACATAGTTGCTTCAGAAGAATTTGACATCAATACA GATTGGAAGCAGCTTGTTCGCATTCTTCTGTCTATACAGGTGGCCAACTCTGGCCAACTGGGTTTTGACTTCAGCATGACCGCGGCTCCCAACAACAACGGAGAGTCGGAACCCTCGTATGATATAACAGTTCACAATGACAAGGCAAAAACCGCCTGTGTATACCGAACTCTCCGAGTAATCTCTGACCTCGGAACTGACAGTTTGACGGGCCGTGGAACTCGTGTATGGGAGGTGCGGAAACTTGTAAACGGCTTGCCTTGTGGGCCTTCATATGCTCTCAAAGACGTATGGGTGTACGCAGATCGTACCGCGGAGCACCAGCTTCTGAATACAATTCGCACGACACACACGGAATACGCTCAACATCTTCTTACACCCATCGACCATGGATTTGTTCCCCATGACTCTGCTGCAACATCAATTCCCGACAGTACCCATGAGCCTCTTGGCTGCAAAAGACAGTTTGAGCCAACAAAAATTCTCTTACGTACACGCAAGCGGTTGGGTGTAGCTTATATGGGCACCTCCACTGGAAGCAAAACTCATCTTGCAAGCACTTCAAGAGATAGCATTGGCCTTCCAGACCCCATTCCTCCCTCAACCACGGAGGGGCATTGCAACCCAATCTGCCTTAGTGATCATACTCGATATCATTATCGAATCGTATTTCAGGAGATTGGTACACCAGTACAGGAACTTCGTGTTTTTTCAAAGGTTTTCACTGCAATACAAGGCGGGTGGGAAG GGCTTCATGCCATACACCTTTCCGGGAAGGTTCATCGTGATGTgagttcagggaatgtgatgCTGGTGCCAGCTATGGGAACGTTGGCCGAACGAGGTGTGGTGTTGGACCTTGAATACGCCAAGGATATTCACGACACAAGTACCCCTCATGATGTGAGGACC GGCACAAGAGCGTTTATGGCAACAGAGGTCGAAGTTATGACTCACCATCGATATTTTGAGATAACCCGATCTCAGGATGTGAGCGCTAGTATTGACCTGGATGAATTGATCGAGCAATCAACACTTTGGTCTTCTAACTTGCCGATGCGAGCACCTCCATTTCGTCACAACCCGCTTCACGATAtggagtcattctggtggctat CATCAGAGACCGGCGCGAATCGCTCCGAGACTTCACCGGCACTCCAGCAGGATACGACAATGTCGGTAGTCAATACCCAACTAGAAGATCCAGCGCGGGCTACCGAAATTGGAGCCGAAGTTTACATGCCTGTTGGACCTGTTGCCCAAGCCGGTCCAGGCCAGCGCCGATACACGGCATTGGGAGTACATGTTCTAGATGGGTCGACGGTATTCATCAAAGATGTCTGGCGAGATGAACGCAGGTTATTTTTTGAGGCTGCGCTGTACGAAGAGGCCCATAAGGAGCAGGTGCTTTCAGGGCTAATGACGGTCGAGGCTCACGGCTACGTCCTCGACGAAACACGAAAACCAATTCGCACGCCGCGCATCGCTGCGAAAGATTCTGATGAGTCAGGAGCTGAATCGGAAGGTGCAAGATGCGAATAG
- a CDS encoding kinase domain protein: protein MRGYAEVRFVNQVLAKDKNANPDPACLLVDLGNGADLKVERNEQVLKERTGTPKFIARSISCGSLLPRGDDDEQMPPLVESILNQSKFMHTTEYQVLNNITWVLNLTSNLRIDFSTTQNQRFGLLLGHLLGLSKKGTHWSPHPPRIPPLLSHHAKTLSDPQ from the exons ATGCGTGGATACGCGGAAGTGAGATTTGTTAACCAGGTGTTAGCGAAGGACAA GAACGCTAATCCTGATCCTGCCTGCCTGTTGGTGGACTTAGGGAACGGAGCTGATCTCAAAGTCGAGCGCAATGAACAAGTCCTGAAAGAACGAACT GGGACTCCCAAATTTATTGCACGTTCCATTTCGTGCGGAAGTTTGCTTCCCAGAGGGGACGATGATGAACAGATGCCACCACTAGTCGAATCGATACTGAATCAAAGTAAATTCATGCACACTACTGAGTATCAGGTCCTCAATAATATAACCTGGGTACTCAACCTCACATCGAATTTGCGCATCGACTTTTCCACGACGCAGAATCAACGTTTTGGGTTATTGCTTGGACACTTGCTCGGTCTATCAAAGAAGGGCACACACTGGAGCCCACACCCACCCAGAATTCCGCCGCTTCTTTCACACCATGCAAAGACACTTTCCGACCCCCAATGA